Genomic DNA from Taurinivorans muris:
AAAAACATATGCTACCTATCGGGGCTTTTGTAAAAAATGTATGCTACAAGAAACGTTCCGAAGCAAATGGCTATATCGGCGATGTTGAAAACGGGCCAATGCCATTCCTTGTAATAAAGGTCTATGAAGTCAATAACATAACGCAAGCGCACCCTGTCGATGAAATTTCCGGCGGCTCCGCCGAGAATGCAGGCGAAGCCGAAGCTGAGAATTTTTGAATACGGCATTTTACGCATAAAATGCAGAATAATCCCAAGGGCTGCCATGGTTACGAAAACAAAGAACCAAAATTGCCAGCTTGATTCGGGATTATTCAAAAAACCGAAAGCCGCGCCGTAGTTCCTGACGTGCACGATGTTAAAGAACGGAATAACGGCAAAGCCGTCATAAAGGGGAATATTGCGGACAATGGCGGCTTTGCTGGCTTGGTCTGCAATAATCCAAAGAACAGCAAAAATAATCAGAATGGGATATCTATTATCTTTAACCATTTTTCCCGTTCTTATTCAAGATTTTTCATCACTTCCGTACAGCGGGGGCAAAGGGTCGGATGATTTGCGTCGGTTCCGAGTTCTTCAGAGTAAATCCAGCAGCGTTCGCATTTTTCACCCTTGGCTTTCGTTACCGTAATGGCGATACCGTCCGTATCGGCAAAAAACGCATCAACGGGAGCGTTTTTAATATCTTCGATTTTCAGTTGTGAAATAATGCAAATCGCGCGCAAATCCGCATTG
This window encodes:
- the lspA gene encoding signal peptidase II; translated protein: MVKDNRYPILIIFAVLWIIADQASKAAIVRNIPLYDGFAVIPFFNIVHVRNYGAAFGFLNNPESSWQFWFFVFVTMAALGIILHFMRKMPYSKILSFGFACILGGAAGNFIDRVRLRYVIDFIDLYYKEWHWPVFNIADIAICFGTFLVAYIFYKSPDR